A segment of the Gemmatimonadales bacterium genome:
CCCGCGCTCGGTCCGGTTCGCCGAGACGTTCGCCGCGGCGGCGCTGGATGCCGGCCTCGTGGTCTGGCCGAACGTGGGGCAGGCCGACGGCCGGGATGGGGATCTCGCCATGCTCGCGCCACCGTTCGTGGTGACCGAGTCAGAAATCGAGGAGATGGTCCGGCTCTTCGGGCAGGCGCTCCGCGCCACCGGGGAGCGGATCGGAGCGAGGCAATGACCGCGACGACCAAGATCACCTACACCTCGGCCAGCGGCGATCTGGCCGAATTCCACCGCCTGTTCGATCAGGCCCTGGACCGGGTCCGGGCGTCGGCCGGTGGGCGGCACCCGTTCTACATCGATGGCGAGGCGGTGGAGACCCGGCTGGAGCCGCTGGTGGACCGGTCCCCCATCGATACCGGTCTTGTCCTCGGCCGGTTCGCGGCCGCCCGACGGGAAGATGTGGACCGCGCGGTGGCCGCAGCCCATCGCGCGCAATCCGAGTGGGGCCGACGGCCCTGGCGCGAACGTCTGACCCGACTCCGACAGGCGGCCGGGCTGATACGGGAGCGGAAATACGATCTCGCGGCCGTGATGAGTCTCGAGGTCGGCAAGAGCCGGCTGGAAGCGATGGGTGACGCCGAGGAGTCGGCCGACCTGATCGACTACTACTGCCAGCAGGTGGAGGACGCGGACGGATTCGTCCGCCCGATGGGACGGATCACTCCGGTCGAGCGCAACACCGACGTTCTGCGGCCCTATGGCGTATTCGCCTGCATCGCGCCGTTCAACTTCCCGCTCGCACTGTCGGCCGGCATGTCCTCGGCCGCGCTGGCCGCCGGCAACGCGGTAGTCTACAAGCCGGCCGAGGACACACCATGGACCGGGCTCCGGCTGTACGAGGTCTATCGTGACGCGGGACTCCCGGCCGGTGTGTTCAACCTGCTGATCGGCCACCGGGAGGAGATCGGTGACCCCTTGTGGCAGCATCCCGGGGTGGACGGTGTGGTCTTCACCGGATCGAAGGCCGTCGGGATGCGGATTCACGCCGGGCTCGCAGGACGGTGGATCAAGCCCTGCCTGCTGGAGCTGGGCGGGAAGAACGCGGCCATCGTACTGCCAAGCGCCGATCTCGACGCGGCGGCGGAAGGAGTGATGCGCTCGGCGTTCAGCCTGCAGAACCAGAAATGCAGCGCCACCTCCCGGCTCTACGTCCATCGGGCGGTGGCGGAGCCGTTCGTGCAGCGACTCCTGGAGAAGACCCGCGCCATCCGCATGGGCGATCCCTCCGAGCGCGACGTCTTCTTCGGGCCGGTGATCAACCAGCGCGCGGTCGAGCGCTACGAGCGCGCCGCGGCGCAGGCCCGGGCCGAAGGGACCGTGCTGCTGGGTGGCGCGCGGCTCGCCGGCGGGATTTTCGACCGGGGACACTTCGTTGCCCCTACCATCGCCCGGGTTCCGCTCACCAGCTCGCTCTTCCGCGAGGAGCTCTTCGTCCCCATCCTCGCGGTCGGTGAGGTGGAGAGTCTCGACCAGGCGCTGTCCGAGACCAACGCCGTGGACTACGGGTTGACCGCCGGCATCTTCTCGGGCGAGCGGACCGAGGTCGAGCGCTTCTTCGACGAGGTCCAGGCCGGGGTCTGTTACGCCAACAAGCGCACCGGCGCCACCACGGGCGCCTGGCCCGGTGCCCAGCCGTTCTGCGGCTGGAAGGGCTCAGGCTCCACCGGCAAAGGCGGCTGCGGGCCGTACTACGTCGCCCAGTTCATGCGAGAGCAGAGTCGCACCATCATCGAGGAGCCAGCGTGAGAGACTATCCCCGAATCGTCGTCGCGCCGCCGGGTCCCCGGGCCAGGGAGATCGTCGACCGGGACGCCACCTGGACTTCCACCTGCTACATCAAGGAGTATCCCCTGGTGGTGGCGCGCGGACGGGGCGCGATGGTGGAGGACGTCGACGGGAACCGGTTCCTCGACTTCATGGCCGGCATCGCGGTCTCGTCCACCGGCTACGGGCATCCCAAGGTGGTAGCCGCCGTCAAGGACGCGGCCGACCGCTTCCTTCACATCTGCGGCTCCGACTTCTACTACGAGAGCATGGCCGTCCTCTGCGAGCGGCTGGCGCGGAGCGCTCCGGGTGCCTCGAAGAAACGGGTCTTTCTCACCAACTCCGGGACCGAGGCGGTCGAAGCCGCCATCAAGCTGGCCCGCTACGCCACGCGCCGCACCGCCATCATCGCGTTCCGCGGGGCGTTCCACGGCCGCACCACCGGCGCGGTGAGCCTCACCTCCAGCAAGGCTCGGCAGCACGCCGGCTTCGGACCCCTGCTCCCGGACGTGCATCACGTACCCTACGCCTACCGGTACCGGTGTCAGTGGTGCGCCGATCAGCCGGAGTGCACGCGGGGATGCATCGACGCGATCGAGCAGGAGCTCTTCAGCCGTCATCTCGATCCCCGCGACGTCGCCGCCATCTTCGTCGAGCCGATTCAAGGCGAGGGTGGTTACGTGGTGCCGCCGCCCGGCTGGCTCCGCTGGCTGCGCGAGATCTGCGATCGCCACGGCATCCTGCTGGTGGCCGACGAGGTTCAGTGCGGGGTCGGCCGCACCGGAAAGATGTGGGCCTGCGAGCACGAGGGCGTCGAGCCGGACATCCTGCTCACCGCCAAGGGGCTCGGCTCGGGCATGCCGATCGGGGCGATGATCGCCAAGGAATCGGTGACCACGTGGGAAAGTGGGTCCCATGGCTCGACGTTCGGCGGCAATCCGGTCTGCTGTGCCGCCGCGCTCGCGACACTGGATCTGGTCGAGGGCGGGCTCATGGCCAACGCCGTCACGATGGGCGAGCGCCTGCAGGCAGGGGTCCGGACCCTGGCGCAGAAGCATCAGTGCATCGGGGACGTACGCGGCGTCGGGCTCATGGTCGGGGTCGAGTTCGTGAAGAGCCGCGCGACGCGTGACCCCGCCCCCGAACTGGTGCACCATCTGGTGCAGCGCGCGTTCGAGCGCGGGCTCCTCCTGCTCGGCGCCGGCAAGAGCGCGCTCCGGCTGGCGCCACCGCTGGTGGTGGACGGCGAGGACGTGGACACGGCGCTGGGTATGATCGACACCATCCTGGACGAGCTCGATTGAGCGGTGGCTCTAAGGTCACCACCATGCGGGAGGCCATCGCCGCGCAGGTGCGCGATGGCGACACGGTGGTGATCGAGGGCTTCACCCATCTCATCTGCTTCGCGGCCGGCCATGAGATCATCCGCCAGCGCCGGCGGGATCTCACGCTCTGCCGGCTCACCCCCGACTTGATCTACGATCAGATGATCGCCGCCGGCTGCGCCCGCAAGCTGGTCTTCTCCTGGGCGGGGAATCCCGGGGCCGGCTCCCTGCACGCATTCCGCCGTGCGGTGGAGCGGGGCGAGCCCCCGCTCGAGATCGAGGAGTACTCCCACTTCGGCATGGTCGCGCGGTTGAGCGCCGGCGCCGCGCGACTCCCGTTCTGGACCATGCGCAACTACATGGGCACTGATCTTCCCGCCGCAAACCCCAGGATTCGGACGATCACCTGCCCCTATACCGGCGAGCTGCTGGCCACCGTGCCGGCGCTCAACCCGGATGTGACCATCGTGCACGCGCAGCGGGCCGATGCCGAGGGGAACACCCAGATCTGGGGCCTTCTTGGTGTGCAGAAGGAAGCGGCCTTCGCCTCGGACCGGGTGATCGTGGTGGTGGAGGAGCTGGTGGACGAGCGCGTCATCCGCGCCGATCCCAACCGGACGTTGATTCCCGGGATCGTGGTGGACGCGGTCGTGGTGGAACCCTGGGGCGCGCATCCCTCCTACGCTCAGGGTTACTACGACCGGGACAACGAGTTCTACGTCGCCTGGGAGGGGATCTCCCGAGACCAGGCGGCGCTCGGGCGCTATCTGGACGAGTTCGTGTACGGCGTGCCGGACCGGGCAGCCTACGTGGCCAAGTGCGGCGGGCTCGCGAGGCTTCGGGCGGGAGAGCAGGTGTGCGCGGGGGTGAACTATGGGTTTTAGGTGACCCACACTCCCAGCGAGATGATGGCCGCCGTCGCGGCTCGAGAGCTCAGGGACGGGGAGGTCGTCTTCGTCGGGATCGGGCTGCCCAACCTGGCCTGCAATCTCGCCCGGGCGCTGCATGCGCCCCGGCTGGTCCTCATTTACGAGTCGGGGGCCGTGGGCGCCGTGCCCGAGCGGCTGCCCGTCTCGATCGGCGACCCGTCGCTGGTCACCGGCTCCCTCATGGTCTGCGGGATGGCGGACGTCTTCCAATGTTTCCTGCAGAACGGCCGGATCGAGGTCGGTTTCCTGGGCGGCGCGCAGATCGACCGGTACGGCAACATCAACACGACCGTGGTGGGCGCCTACGAGCATCCGTCCGTCCGGCTGCCGGGAAGCGGCGGGGCCGCCGAGATCGCCATTCACGCGCGCCGGACGCTGGTGATCAGCCGGCTCAACCGCCGCGCGTTTCCCGAGCGCGTCGACTTCGTCACCAGCCCGGGCCACCGGGTCGATGGTCACACTCGCCGTGAGCTCCGCATGCCCGGCGCCGGTCCGGTCAAGGTGGTCACTGACAAGGCCATCCTCGAGGCCGAGCCGGACACGGGCGAGCTCGCACTCGCCTCACTCTACCCCGGGGTCACCGCTGACGAGGTCCGGGATGGCGTCGGCTGGCCGCTCCGGGTCCGCCCCCAGCTCGGCGCGGTCGATCCGCCCACCGACCGCGAGCTCCGCCTGCTGCGTGACGTGCTGGATCCTCAGCGTCTCTTCCTCAAGGCTTGAGCCCACCGATGACCGCAACCGCCGAGCGTGAATCGACCGGTCTGACCCGCGTGCTCGGCCTGCGGGACATGGTGCTCTTCAACCTGGTAGCGGTGGTGAGCCTTCGCTGGGTCGCCACGGCATCGGCGGCGGGGCCCAGCTCGATCACGCTGTGGATTCTGGCGGCGCTGCTCTTCTTCATCCCGCAAGGCCTCGCCGTCAACGATATGGCGGCCCGTTATCCCGAGGAAGGCGGCATCTACTGCTGGACCAAACGCGCCTTCGGAGACGGGCACGGCTTCCTCTGCGGCTGGTGCTACTGGGTCAACAACATCCTCTATTATCCGAACCTGCTGATCGCGACTGCCGTGGTCGGGACCTACGCGTTCGGTCAGGGCGAGACCGGACTGGCCGACCGCTGGATCTATGTGCTGCCGGCCACGCTGGGCGTCCTCTGGTTCGCGGTGGCGCTCAACATCGTCGGGGTGCGCACCGGCCGCTGGCTGCAGAACTTCGGGGCCATCGCCACCTATCTGCCGGCCCTGCTGCTCGTGGGCCTGGGCATGCACGCGGCGCTCACCCGCCCGCCGGCGACACCGATGTCGCTGCACGACCTGCTGCCCAACTTCGGCAACCTCTCCGAGCTCAACCTCTGGGCCTCGATCGCGTTCGCCTTTGCCGGGTTGGAACTCGCCGCGGTGATGGGTGGCGAGGTGCGAGATCCGGCACGGACGCTGCCCCGGTCGGTGCTCATCTCGGCGCCGCTGATCGCCGGGGTCTATCTGGCGGGGACCGCCGCCGTGCTCTGGTTGATCCCCAGTCATGACGTGCGGATCGTCTCCGGCTTCCTCCAGGCGATGGCGGCGGGAACCCGGGAGCTTGGCCCTGGCCTCGGCTGGCTCGCGTCGATCGCCGCCGCGCTCTTCGTGATCGGCAATGTAGGCGGCGTGGGGGCCTGGCTCGCGGGGCCGGCGCGGGTGGCATTCGTGATTGGATTGGATCGCTACTTTCCGCCGGCGTTCGGGCGGGTGCATCCCAAGTGGCGCACTCCCTACGTGGCGATCCTCACCCAGGCGGTCCTGGCGACGGTCTTCCTGCTGGTCTCGGTGCTGGGTAAAGGCACGACGGTCGAGAAGGCGTATCTGATCATTCTCGACACCATGCTGCTGGTGTACTTCATCCCCTACATCTACCTGTTCATCGCCTATCTGGGCATCCGCTTGCGGGAACCGGTGCCCGCCGATGGCGCCGTGCCGCGGAGCCGCGCGGCGGCAGCCCTCACCGGGGTCGCGGGGCTCGGGCTCACTCTCTTCGCCATGGTGGTCGCGACCATTCCACCGGCCGACACCGCCGAGCCGTGGCTCTTCCGGCTCAAGGTGATCGGCGGGGCAGCATTCTTCGTGGTGCTCGGGCTTCTGATTTATTGGCGGGGACGCCGGTGAGGGTCAGTCACCCGTGGCGGGCGGCCGGCCTGGCGCTCGTCGCGATGCTGGTGTCGCTTTCGTCCGAGCTCCCGGCGCAGCGCGCGCCGGTGCTGCAGCAGGTCAAAGTCCGTCACCCCTATTACTACCGCGAGATGTACATCCCCCAGCCCACCAGCGGCCCAGCGTCGGTGGCGTGGAGCCCGGACGGTCGCGAGCTGGTGTATTCGATGCAGGGCTCGCTCTGGCGCCAACGGCTGGGGAGCAGGGAAGCGCACCAGCTCACCGATGGGCCGGGATACGACTACCAGCCAGACTGGTCGCCCGACGGGCGGCGCATCGTCTATGCGTCCTACCAGCACGATGCGATCGAGCTCCGGCTGCTCGACCTCACGACGGGGGCATCCACTTCCCTCATCGCTGACGGCTCGGTGAATCTGGAGCCGCGCTGGCGACCGGATGGCGAGCGGATCGCGTTCGTCTCGTCGGCGTATCAGGGCCGCTGGCACGTCTTCACGGCAGCAATCACCGGGGAGGGCCGAGCGCAAGGCATCGAGCGTGTCACCGAGGACCACGAGAGCGGACTCCCGCGGTACTACTACAACACCCTCGATCAATATCTCTCGCCTTCCTGGTCGCCCGATGGGAGCGAGCTCCTGCTGATCTCCAACCGCGGGCACGTGTGGGGCTCCGGCGGATTCTGGCGGATGCCGGCGCACCCAGGTGGTGCCATGCGCGAAGTGCGCTACGAGGAGACCAACTGGAAGGCCCGTCCCGACTGGAGCCGGGACGGACGCCGTGTCGTGTACAGCTCGTATCTCGGCCGTCAGTGGCATCAGCTCTGGCTGATGACCGCCGACGGTGGCGATCCGTTCCAGCTCACCTACGGGGACTTCGACGCCACCTCCCCGCGCTGGTCGCCCGACGGTCGGCGCATCGCATACATCAGCAACGAGGCTGGGAACACGTCCCTCTGGGTGGTGGACCTGCCCGGTGGCCGGCGGGAGAAGGTGTGTCCCGAGCACCGGATCTACCGGTCCGCCGTCGGCGCGCTCCACGTGGTGGTGACCGAAGCAGGTAAGAGCGTAAGCGCGCGGGTGTCGGTCACCGGTCCTGACGGGCGGAGCTTCGCGCCGGACGACGCGTGGCGCCACGCGGACGACGGGTTTGACCGCGGCGAGCGCAAGTTCGAGTATGGCTACTTCCACGTCGCGGGAAGGGCCACGCTGACACTGCCCGCCGGGCGCTATACCGTGGAGGTATCCCACGGTCCCGAGTACCGGGTCGTCAGTCGCACGGTGCAGGTCCACCCGCCCGCGGCGACCACGCTGAGCGCGGCCCTCGAGCGATTGGACGATCTCCCGGCCCGCGGCTGGTACAGCGCCGACCTGCACGTGCACATGAACTACGGCGGCGTCTATCGCAACACCCCGGCCCATCTCGCCTCGCAGGCCCGTGCCGAGGACCTCCATCTGGTGGAGAACCTCATCGTCAATAAGGAGGGCAGGATCCCGGACATCGGGTACTTCCTGGGCCATCCGGATCCGGTCTCGACCGCGAGCACCGTGGTAGTCCATGATCAGGAGTTCCATACCAGCTACTGGGGCCACGTCGGTCTGCTTGGCCTGCGCGACCACGTCCTGCTGCCGGGTTACGCGGGCTATGCCAATACCGCGGCGGCGAGCCTGGTGCCCACCAATGCCGAGGTCCTCGACCTGGCGCACGCGGAGGGCGGCGTCACCGGATACGTCCATCCCTTCGACAGCGACCCGGCGCCGGAAGACACGACAACTCCGCTCACGGCCGAGTTCCCGGTGGACGTAGCGCTGGGCAAGGTGGACTACTACGAGGCACTGGGATTCGTCGACGATCCGATGGCGACGGCCAAGGTCTGGTACCGGGTCCTCAACTGCGGCTTCCGACTGCCCGCGGGTGCGGGCACCGATGCCATGGCCAACTTCGCTTCACTCCGCGGCCCCGTGGGGATGAACCGGGTGTACGTGCGGAGCGGCGCACCGCTGACCCAGCGCCGGCTGCTGGATTCGCTCGAGGCGGGGCGGAGCTTCGCGACCAATGGCCCGCTGCTCGATTTCGGTATCGAACATCGCGGGGTAGGGCAGGAGCTGGCCGTTCCGGCGGGATCGCGCGAGGTGACGGCGCACGTGTCGCTGCGGTCGAACGTGCCGGTCGATCATCTCGAGATCATCGGCAACGGCGATGTCGTCCGGGAGGTGCCGCTCGCCGGTGACAGGACCAGAGTCTCAGTCGATCTCCGGCTGCCGATCCGCCGGAGCGGCTGGTATCTGCTCCGGGCGCGAACCGATCGCGCGGTCTATCCTGTGCTCGACCTCTATCCCTACGCAACCACGAGCCCGATCTATGTGATCGTCGGGGGCCAGCCGATCAGATCGGCGGGGGACGCCGAGTACTTTCTGGCGTGGATCGGCCGGCTCGTGCAGGGCGTCGAGCGGCACACGGGGTGGAACGGGAAGGAGGAGCGGGAAACCGTGCTGGCGGTCCTGGCAAAGGCGCGCGCCGAGTTCGAGCTGCGGAAATGATTGCGGGGCACTCGCGTCACGTCGCGTTGACGGGCCTCCACTGGCCCGCTAAGTTGCCGCCTCGCAAGGGGACAGGTGGCCGAGCGGTTGAAGGCGCACGCCTGGAAAGCGTGTAAACGTCAAAAGCGTTTCGAGGGTTCGAATCCCTCCCTGTCCGCTTCTCTCCTCGTCACGGCGATCTAGACCTGGGTGGGAGTGCTCGTCGGTGACAGCTGCCCACCGGTGCGCAGGTCGTCCGCGAACTCGGCCGGCAGGTCGCTCGCCCGGATGCCGCGCATGGCCTCATTCAGATCGTACTCGACCCGGACGAGCTCCACCGATGGCGCCCGCTGGCCAACGTCCAACAGCACGTATCCGGCGCGCCAGTCGCCGTCCTTGGGGCGCCCCACGCTGCCGGTGTTCACGAAGTGCATCCCACCGACCTCGCGGTGCCACGGCTTATGGGTATGGCCGAACGCGATTACGTCGCCCGGTTTCATCCCGGCGTAGCCGGCCATCTTCAAGCAGAACTCGTCGGGCCGGGCCTCGGTCCAGTAGAGGGTATTGAGCGTCGGCGTCCCGTGCACCAGCACGAGACGCGGCCCTGCGACATGGCCGCCGTTGGGCAACACGTCGATACGGAACGGCAACCCGCCCAAGTACGCCCTGGTCTTGGCCGAGACATGTCGCCGGGTCCAGTCGTAACTCAGGTGGGACAGCTCCTCCTGGTGCGGGTCCTCGTAGCGGCACCCGCAGTGCTTGTAGCCGGTCGCCACGGTCGAGTCGTAGTTGCCCGCGACGCCCGGTATCCCTGCGCCCGCGATCATCGCGACGGTCTCGTCGGGCCAGGGGGCGTACCCGACCAAGTCGCCCAGGTGGTACACCGCACCGATATTCCGTCGCACGATATCCGCATGCACCGCCGTGAGCGCCGGGAGATTGGCGTGCACGTCGGAGATGAGTGCGTATCTCACGGCTCTGTGTCAGCTGAGGTCGACGCCACTGGTTTCTCCGTGTATGGCGGGCGTCAGGCGCAGCACTCCGGGCCGCAGCAGGCGTGCACCCGCTCAGTGGGGTTGCTGTCCGCTACCGTTGGTGCGGTGGGCTTGCCGGCGCGGATGAATGCGCCCATGACCCGGCCGCCGACTTCACGCGCGAGCACCTCCGTGTCCAGACCCGCTCCGGTGAGGAAGGCCTTCGCGTCCTCGAACTCATAGATGCGGGTGGGCTCGATGTCGATCGTCTCGAACCCAGCCTCCCACAGGAGGGCATGAAACTCCTGCTCGGTGAGCGCCCCTGCAACGCACCCGACCCACAGCTCCATGCTCGACCGGACCGCCGTCGGAACATCCCCCCGGACCACCACGTCGGAGACGGCGAAGCGCCCGCCGGGCCGGAGCACGCGGAATGCCTCGGCGATCACCTTCCGCTTGTCGGCGGACAGGTTGATCACGCAGTTGGAGATGATGACGTCCACCGAGGCGTCGGGCAGCGGGATGGCCTCGATGTCGCCCTGCAGGAACTCGACATTCTCCACCCCTGCCTTGCGCTGGTTCTCGCGGGCGAGCGCCAGCATCTCATCGGTCATGTCCAGGCCGTACGCCTTGCCCTTGGGGCCGACACGCTTGGCGGAGAGCAGGACATCGATACCGCCACCAGAGCCCAGGTCGAGCACCACCTCACCCTCGTGCAGCTCCGCCAGCGCGGTGGGATTGCCGCACCCGAGCGACGCCAGCACCGCCTCGGCAGGGAGGGTTGCCGTCTGGGCGTCGGTGTAGAGGTTGGAGGTGATCGGGTCCTCGGCCGACGTTCCGCAGGAGCTTCCGCCGCAGCAGCTACTCTTCGTCCCACTGGCGACCTGGAGCGCCGCCTTGCCGTAGCGCTCGCGGACGGTGGACTTGATGTCCTCGGTGCCCATCTCGACCTCATCAAAAAAGGTTGATATGTCGGAGAAAAAAGGGGCGGCTCAGCAGCAGCCGCTCCGGCGCTCCGCTGCCGATGGAGCGGACGCCAGCGCCTCGATCCGCTCGGCCACCTCGGCCAGCGCGTCAGAATTCAGCGTGTAGTACATCCAGCGCCCCTCCCGGCGGTCCATCACGAGCCCGGCCTCCTTGAGGACCTTGAGATGGAAGGACAGCCGGGACTGCGCCGCGTCGAGCGCATCCGTCAGGTCGCACACGCAGCGCTCGCCGAAGCGCAAGCGCTGGAGAATGGAAAGCCGTGTCGGGTCGGACAGGGCGTGAAACAGCTCGGCGCCCCTGGCATGATTGGTCTTGATTCGCGTGGCCATGAGCGCAACGTATCAAGAAATCCTGATGTGTCAAGTGCGGAAGCCGCGCAACAACGAAGGCGCCGGCGGGGGCGCAGCCGAGGGCGAGGGATGCGGGATCACGAGTTGCGCCGCCCCGCAGCCGGGCTCGCCTTCCGAGAATCGCGTCGAACTGTCGCTGGAGGGGGCCTGGCGAGACCCGAGTAGGAGAGCGCTTATGCGGCCGAACAGGGCTCGACGCCTGGCAGGCAGTGTAGCGAGCGCGTCCGGGCTTGTCCACCCTGCGAGCGGACACGGACCTCTCGAGGGCGACCCGGAGCCAGCTCTCTTGGGCAGGCAGAGGCGCGCCGGCCGAAGTCCCACCACGATCCTCCAGACGGTGGCCAGTGCGAACGGGCTAGCGCCCTGTAGAAAAGTGACTTACCCTTCTGCCGATGACTTCCCGCCGCACCTCCGGGGCCCTCGCGTCACCGGCGCGCCGCATCATCGCCATGCTCCTGGCGGTGGTCCAGCTCGTGATGGTGCTGGCTTCGTTGACCGAGGTGCCCGACCATGCGGGTGGGCGGGTGGTCGCCGGCACCGGAGAACGTTCCCTCCACGAGGCCTTCGCTCCCTCGGACCCCGGGCACGAGCGCGCCAAGCACGACGAGGCGACCTGCCCCGCGTGCATCGTACGGTCGCTCCATGCCCGACTGGAGGCACTGGCACCGCTCCCGATCTCGGGAGCCGAGCAGCACACCGCGGCCCTTCCGGCCCCGGCGTCCCTCCCCTGTGTCGACCCTTCCTTCAGCAACTTCTCCCGAGCCCCTCCCGTCGTAGGCTGAGCCCCGGGTTCTCCGTGAGAGTGAGCCGAGCCGCCAGCTGACGGCCGGTTTTCGTCACCTATCATAGGCAAAGCATGCGACACCTCCTCTGGGTGTGTGCACTGGCGTCCTCTGCCAGCGCGGCATTCGGACAGCAGCCCGACACGACCGTTCGGCCGCCCGCACTCGAGCGGGGCCCCGCGGGCGACTCGCTCGAGCTGGCGCTCCGGCCCGACTGTCTTCGGCCCAGCGCCGACACCGCGCCGGCGCCGACCGCCTCTCTCTGCCTGACCCGTGAGCGGGCGATCGCCGAAGCGCTGTCGCACAATCCGCAGCTCCAAGTATCGGCAGAGCAGGTGGCCCAGGCGCGCGCCCGGAAGGTGCAGGCCACGGCGATTCCCGATCCCGCATTCAGTGCCGCGTTCGACCAGTCCCCCGGGTTGTTCGGCGCGGGCGGCTCGACGGAGCGGAGCGTGATCGCGAGTCTGACGATTCCGTTCGTCGACAAGTTCCGGCTGCAAGGCCGCATCGGGACGGCAGATGTTCATTCGGCCACCTTCTCCGCCGCGCTGACCCGGCAACTGATCGTCTCGCAAACGTCGCAGACCTACGACTCACTGCTGGCCGCCCTTCGTCGGGAGCGGGACCTTGGTGAGGCCAAGGCCCTGGCCCAGGACTTCGTCCGGCGGGCTCAGGCCCGGTACAACGCCGGGACGACACCGAAGCTCGACCTGGTCCGGGCGCAGGTGGAGCTGGGCCAGGCGGAGAACCAGCTCATCGCGAACGCGCGGGACGTCGCGAACGCGCGGGCCGCGCTGAATCGCCTGGTGGGCCGCCCACTCGGCGCTCCGGTCGCGGCGGCCGACTCACTGGCCGTGCCGCCGGCCCTGCCCGATCTCGCCCGACTGGAGGCCGCCGCCCTCGCCGCCCGGCCCGAGCTGGGCGACCTCAAGAGCCAGCAGGAGGGGGCGCGAGCCACCACCGGGCTCGCCCGCGAGTACTGGCTCCCCGACCTGACGGTCGGCATCAGTCGCGACTATGCCGACCCGGGACCGGGT
Coding sequences within it:
- a CDS encoding CoA-transferase yields the protein MTHTPSEMMAAVAARELRDGEVVFVGIGLPNLACNLARALHAPRLVLIYESGAVGAVPERLPVSIGDPSLVTGSLMVCGMADVFQCFLQNGRIEVGFLGGAQIDRYGNINTTVVGAYEHPSVRLPGSGGAAEIAIHARRTLVISRLNRRAFPERVDFVTSPGHRVDGHTRRELRMPGAGPVKVVTDKAILEAEPDTGELALASLYPGVTADEVRDGVGWPLRVRPQLGAVDPPTDRELRLLRDVLDPQRLFLKA
- a CDS encoding APC family permease, encoding MTATAERESTGLTRVLGLRDMVLFNLVAVVSLRWVATASAAGPSSITLWILAALLFFIPQGLAVNDMAARYPEEGGIYCWTKRAFGDGHGFLCGWCYWVNNILYYPNLLIATAVVGTYAFGQGETGLADRWIYVLPATLGVLWFAVALNIVGVRTGRWLQNFGAIATYLPALLLVGLGMHAALTRPPATPMSLHDLLPNFGNLSELNLWASIAFAFAGLELAAVMGGEVRDPARTLPRSVLISAPLIAGVYLAGTAAVLWLIPSHDVRIVSGFLQAMAAGTRELGPGLGWLASIAAALFVIGNVGGVGAWLAGPARVAFVIGLDRYFPPAFGRVHPKWRTPYVAILTQAVLATVFLLVSVLGKGTTVEKAYLIILDTMLLVYFIPYIYLFIAYLGIRLREPVPADGAVPRSRAAAALTGVAGLGLTLFAMVVATIPPADTAEPWLFRLKVIGGAAFFVVLGLLIYWRGRR
- a CDS encoding aldehyde dehydrogenase family protein, which gives rise to MTATTKITYTSASGDLAEFHRLFDQALDRVRASAGGRHPFYIDGEAVETRLEPLVDRSPIDTGLVLGRFAAARREDVDRAVAAAHRAQSEWGRRPWRERLTRLRQAAGLIRERKYDLAAVMSLEVGKSRLEAMGDAEESADLIDYYCQQVEDADGFVRPMGRITPVERNTDVLRPYGVFACIAPFNFPLALSAGMSSAALAAGNAVVYKPAEDTPWTGLRLYEVYRDAGLPAGVFNLLIGHREEIGDPLWQHPGVDGVVFTGSKAVGMRIHAGLAGRWIKPCLLELGGKNAAIVLPSADLDAAAEGVMRSAFSLQNQKCSATSRLYVHRAVAEPFVQRLLEKTRAIRMGDPSERDVFFGPVINQRAVERYERAAAQARAEGTVLLGGARLAGGIFDRGHFVAPTIARVPLTSSLFREELFVPILAVGEVESLDQALSETNAVDYGLTAGIFSGERTEVERFFDEVQAGVCYANKRTGATTGAWPGAQPFCGWKGSGSTGKGGCGPYYVAQFMREQSRTIIEEPA
- a CDS encoding CehA/McbA family metallohydrolase → MRVSHPWRAAGLALVAMLVSLSSELPAQRAPVLQQVKVRHPYYYREMYIPQPTSGPASVAWSPDGRELVYSMQGSLWRQRLGSREAHQLTDGPGYDYQPDWSPDGRRIVYASYQHDAIELRLLDLTTGASTSLIADGSVNLEPRWRPDGERIAFVSSAYQGRWHVFTAAITGEGRAQGIERVTEDHESGLPRYYYNTLDQYLSPSWSPDGSELLLISNRGHVWGSGGFWRMPAHPGGAMREVRYEETNWKARPDWSRDGRRVVYSSYLGRQWHQLWLMTADGGDPFQLTYGDFDATSPRWSPDGRRIAYISNEAGNTSLWVVDLPGGRREKVCPEHRIYRSAVGALHVVVTEAGKSVSARVSVTGPDGRSFAPDDAWRHADDGFDRGERKFEYGYFHVAGRATLTLPAGRYTVEVSHGPEYRVVSRTVQVHPPAATTLSAALERLDDLPARGWYSADLHVHMNYGGVYRNTPAHLASQARAEDLHLVENLIVNKEGRIPDIGYFLGHPDPVSTASTVVVHDQEFHTSYWGHVGLLGLRDHVLLPGYAGYANTAAASLVPTNAEVLDLAHAEGGVTGYVHPFDSDPAPEDTTTPLTAEFPVDVALGKVDYYEALGFVDDPMATAKVWYRVLNCGFRLPAGAGTDAMANFASLRGPVGMNRVYVRSGAPLTQRRLLDSLEAGRSFATNGPLLDFGIEHRGVGQELAVPAGSREVTAHVSLRSNVPVDHLEIIGNGDVVREVPLAGDRTRVSVDLRLPIRRSGWYLLRARTDRAVYPVLDLYPYATTSPIYVIVGGQPIRSAGDAEYFLAWIGRLVQGVERHTGWNGKEERETVLAVLAKARAEFELRK
- a CDS encoding CoA-transferase, whose protein sequence is MSGGSKVTTMREAIAAQVRDGDTVVIEGFTHLICFAAGHEIIRQRRRDLTLCRLTPDLIYDQMIAAGCARKLVFSWAGNPGAGSLHAFRRAVERGEPPLEIEEYSHFGMVARLSAGAARLPFWTMRNYMGTDLPAANPRIRTITCPYTGELLATVPALNPDVTIVHAQRADAEGNTQIWGLLGVQKEAAFASDRVIVVVEELVDERVIRADPNRTLIPGIVVDAVVVEPWGAHPSYAQGYYDRDNEFYVAWEGISRDQAALGRYLDEFVYGVPDRAAYVAKCGGLARLRAGEQVCAGVNYGF
- a CDS encoding acetyl ornithine aminotransferase family protein yields the protein MRDYPRIVVAPPGPRAREIVDRDATWTSTCYIKEYPLVVARGRGAMVEDVDGNRFLDFMAGIAVSSTGYGHPKVVAAVKDAADRFLHICGSDFYYESMAVLCERLARSAPGASKKRVFLTNSGTEAVEAAIKLARYATRRTAIIAFRGAFHGRTTGAVSLTSSKARQHAGFGPLLPDVHHVPYAYRYRCQWCADQPECTRGCIDAIEQELFSRHLDPRDVAAIFVEPIQGEGGYVVPPPGWLRWLREICDRHGILLVADEVQCGVGRTGKMWACEHEGVEPDILLTAKGLGSGMPIGAMIAKESVTTWESGSHGSTFGGNPVCCAAALATLDLVEGGLMANAVTMGERLQAGVRTLAQKHQCIGDVRGVGLMVGVEFVKSRATRDPAPELVHHLVQRAFERGLLLLGAGKSALRLAPPLVVDGEDVDTALGMIDTILDELD